In Accipiter gentilis chromosome 17, bAccGen1.1, whole genome shotgun sequence, one DNA window encodes the following:
- the UTP11 gene encoding probable U3 small nucleolar RNA-associated protein 11 has translation MSAAFRKAAKSGQRPHRERAQPACRKKLGLLEKKKDYRLRADDYHKKQNALRALQKKALDKNPDEFYFKMIRAELQDGVHTIKQPKDEVTPEQVKLMRTQDIKYVEMKRVAEAKKIERLKSELHLLDAEGKKPNKHMFFFDTKKEVQEFDIATHLDTVPELVDRVYNRPTIATLQKETLKGATDPARLKKLAQQRKNQYDLLKQRIEREKAMFVIAQKIQTRKDLLDKTHKVKVKKETTNGPAIYKFKFQRKR, from the exons ATGTCGGCCGCCTTCAGGAAAGCCGCCAAGTCGGGGCAGCGCCCGCACCGCGAGCGGGCCCAG CCCGCCTGCCGGAAGAAGCTGGGcctgctggagaagaagaaggacTACCGGCTCCGCGCCGA tgACTATCACAAGAAACAGAATGCCCTCAGAGCACTTCAAAAGAAAGCTCTGGACAAGAATCCTGATGAGTTCTACTTTAAAATGATACGTGCAGAGCTCCAG GATGGAGTTCATACAATAAAGCAGCCAAAGGATGAAGTGACCCCCGAACAGGTGAAACTGATGAGGACACAGGATATTAAATATGTGGAAATGAAAAGAGTGGCAGAAGCCAAG aaaatcgAGAGGCTGAAGTCGGAGCTCCATCTGCTGGATGCTGAGGGGAAGAAACCCAACAAGCACATGTTCTTTTTCGATACCAAAAAAGAAG ttCAGGAATTTGATATTGCAACTCATCTGGATACTGTTCCAGAGCTTGTAGACAGAGTGTACAACCGACCAACCATTGCAACGTTGCAGAAAGAGACACTGAAAGGAGCTACTGATCCTGCCCGCTTAAAG aaATTAGCCCAGCAAAGGAAGAATCAATATGACCTCCTGAAGCAGCGCATTGAAAGAGAAAAGGCCATGTTTGTTATTGCACAGAAAATCCAGACGCGTAAAGATCTTTTG GACAAAACTCATAAAGTAAAGGTGAAGAAAGAGACAACAAATGGCCCAGCTATTTACAAATTCAAATTTCAGCGGAAACGTTAG